The Malaclemys terrapin pileata isolate rMalTer1 chromosome 24, rMalTer1.hap1, whole genome shotgun sequence genome contains a region encoding:
- the NWD1 gene encoding NACHT domain- and WD repeat-containing protein 1, which produces MSLSCLSPDTCRDLLQGKMVPLPFQPSSLVRIFISSASSDMATERETLLKAAYPEVQAFCQKHSLMFEVIDLRWGVCDVIDTDHMSTQLCLEEIESCQKLSVGPTFIGLLGDRYGHRPLPRLIEEKEFEALIAQLIGDPTATHLLTFWYWKDENAIPSVYVLQPITDHLPHCHPTANQAQHQADVEVWRSLEKDLAVALRLAAREAEKHGLISQEQRHRYDKSETEWEIEQGLLNTQEIDLAASIFLREVEGLDKHLLEGTSMQLVDTEEDGSLDNEAQQLLRSLKAKIANYYPQHLKVHTVPWNAHPENPRHKGHTKYLKELCEQFITATNHQVLRSLRYRGKSSEEPEGLLQELSHHMMLCLESCRVFCGRQDLLDNILQSIRQNDDHVHTPLILYGPPGCGKTALMCKLSEQVRTLLGQETVVVIRQLGTSQVNSAIHSLLRDICSQVCLAFGLPPLPVQVTQACSDLILFFHNLLLTVSHLGVQSLVLFFDSVDQLIPANGAHRLYWVPKDCPPKVHIVVSNSTAEHGILETLQEAMPEPEAYFEVGPLSREEGGKMLEVLLASVKRKLSPAQQTVLQNSFPEGGHPLLFKLAFNEARRWASYTQPSALMIVTTVQEAMHRLCARLEKLHGMVLVAHMLGYIASSRNGLSDAELKDILSLDDEVLAEIYQHCSPPCKTILRFPPLLWARLHCDIGECLAERQADGFALLGLAHRQFTEVVQNRYLPAQDKTKRHLLLADFFRGTWSWGMKKSLKLPLLGKSLNADRKVAPQPLWFSDTVANRRKLSELPFHLLNAGRIEELKQDVLGNMNWITCKIVATGIQGIANDFAMCNERINCPELRLIQETLLLLKPALDYIDGVVGVSIIYTEMLARLHFFMFSYPDLIGRLCQQCLSWLNVCPHPVLVPLCGFLQPPGGPLKMTITGFLKGVTVLELSSDHRVLVAGSQDGTMVVWIMEDIEVMHTLTGHSAEVRCVKVFGKGTSAVSAAMDYTLRIWNLVSGRQKFSIQDSHSGEQHLYQLHVDERNRIVYSASGAKVNAWHLETGEHIFQISGEAPDAWLCTEVFEPRQVVMTMSEGGTLSLWDSSTGELQSKRQLSGLQEEAPTCSILIQKQGKMIVGFSRGSLSMIFSDGNSLMKKLPGRVRFLVVSEDESLLAAGFGVYVRVFLANSKGFHRFMAADLEHECVVHSAVFSPDNSIIVTGSQGESIQVWSLSEQGLLTDTLDGMETPVTLLALCGHTLVSASHSAPYLKVWDLTYDRKHKNLAPVPDRTGCTAMSHDGNYVYFPQAGERHQVIIWDSTKGAECDTLDTSAQVRCLEVAEQRKLLFTGLVSGTVLVFPLNSRQDVVCIPPPKSQKPINHMALNRQEEQLAIAYDDLVLVLDVSPGKPCPVIDKPIYTFYTQIPAAVISSVAVLANYRVLYGMSSGDLFLYDCPHSKVFPLEMHRCIVTCLETSHGEQWALSGSEDSLQCLWDLELCQWEHEMCYYKQTSFLKGIQCACFSKDDKYVYTGSFDHSITVWDVSSGALLAVQFVYATANRIMPTADGFVATTRLGYIIRERFRCPQSISSQYNPLQNIKATCVVKSRKKEKANPREQHDRGKVSRNQIRTNKLSQNCVTV; this is translated from the exons ATGAGTCTCAGCTGCCTCAGCCCGGACACATGCCGGGACCTTCTCCAGGGTAAGATGGTCCCTTTGCCCTTCCAGCCGTCCAGTCTGGTCCGAATCTTCATCAGCTCAGCTTCCTCAG ACATggctacagagagagagaccctgctTAAGGCAGCATACCCTGAGGTCCAGGCCTTCTGTCAGAAGCACAGTTTAATGTTTGAG GTAATTGACCTGAGATGGGGTGTTTGTGACGTTATAGACACTGATCACATGAGCACACAACTCTGTCTGGAGGAGATTGAATCCTGTCAAAAACTGTCAGTGGGTCCCACTTTTATT GGGCTGCTTGGGGATCGCTATGGACACCGGCCCCTCCCCCGACTTATCGAAGAGAAAGAGTTTGAGGCCCTGATTGCACAGCTGATAGGGGACCCCACCGCCACACATCTTCTGACATTTTGGTACTGGAAGGATGAGAATGCCATTCCTTCTGTGTATGTCCTGCAGCCAATTACTGACCATctgccccactgccaccccaCTGCCAACCAGGCTCAGCACCAGGCAGATGTGGAGGTCTGGAGGAGCCTGGAGAAAGATCTGGCCGTAGCACTGCGCCTGGCAGCCCGGGAAGCAGAGAAGCACGGACTCATCAGCCAGGAACAGAGGCATCGCTATGACAAATCAG AGACAGAGTGGGAGATTGAACAAGGCCTCCTCAACACCCAAGAGATCGACTTGGCTGCTTCCATATTCCTCAGAGAGGTTGAGGGCCTTGACAAACACCTGCTGGAAGGGACAAGCATGCAACTGGTGGATACAGAGGAAGATGGTAGCCTGGACAATGAAGCCCAACAGCTGCTCCGGAGCCTCAAGGCAAAAATTGCGAACTATTACCCCCAGCATCTCAAAGTGCATACAGTCCCATGGAATGCACACCCTGAGAACCCGCGACACAAAGGGCATACCAAGTACCTGAAGGAGCTGTGTGAACAGTTCATAACTGCTACAAATCACCAGGTCCTGAGAAGCCTCCGATACCGAGGGAAGAGCAGCGAGGAGCCAGAGGGGCTTTTGCAGGAGCTGAGCCACCACATGATGCTGTGCCTGGAGAGCTGCAGAGTGTTCTGTGGGAGGCAGGACTTACTGGATAATATTCTGCAAAGCATCAGACAGAATGATGACCATGTCCACACACCCCTCATTCTCTATGGGCCTCCAGGCTGTGGAAAGACAGCTCTGATGTGCAAATTGTCTGAGCAGGTGCGAACTCTTCTAGGGCAGGAAACTGTGGTGGTAATTCGCCAGCTGGGGACATCCCAGGTCAACTCTGCAATCCACAGCCTGCTGAGAGATATTTGTTCCCAGGTGTGTTTAGCATTTGGTTTGCCACCTCTTCCTGTACAGGTAACACAGGCTTGCAGTGATTTAATCCTGTTCTTCCATAACCTCCTCCTCACTGTCTCTCACCTTGGTGTACAGTCACTGGTGCTGTTCTTTGACTCTGTGGACCAGCTAATCCCTGCTAATGGTGCCCACAGACTCTACTGGGTGCCTAAAGACTGCCCCCCAAAGGTTCACATTGTTGTCTCCAATTCCACAGCAGAGCATGGGATTCTGGAAACTCTCCAAGAGGCCATGCCTGAGCCTGAGGCCTACTTTGAAGTGGGTCCATTATCCAGAGAGGAAGGTGGGAAGATGTTGGAGGTGCTGTTGGCATCAGTGAAACGGAAGCTGAGCCCAGCTCAGCAGACTGTTCTCCAGAACAGTTTCCCTGAGGGTGGGCACCCGCTGCTATTCAAGCTGgccttcaatgaggccaggagaTGGGCATCCTACACTCAGCCTTCAGCACTGATGATTGTTACCACAGTCCAAGAGGCCATGCACCGTCTGTGCGCGAGACTGGAAAAGCTGCACGGCATGGTCCTGGTGGCACACATGCTGGGGTATATTGCCTCCTCACG GAATGGGCTATCAGACGCAGAGCTGAAGGACATCTTGTCCCTCGATGATGAGGTTCTCGCTGAGATTTACCAGCACTGCTCTCCTCCATGTAAAACCATCCTGCGCTTTCCTCCTCTGCTGTGGGCACGACTGCACTGTGACATTGGAGAGTGCTTGGCAGAGAGGCAGGCAGACGGCTTTGCGCTTCTTGGCCTTGCTCACAG ACAGTTTACTGAAGTGGTGCAGAATCGTTATCTACCAGCCCAAGACAAAACCAAGCGTCACTTGCTCCTAGCAGATTTCTTCAGGGGGACTTGGAGTTGGGGCATGAAGAAGTCCCTGAAACTGCCACTTCTTGGCAAATCTCTGAATGCTGACAGGAAG GTAGCACCTCAGCCACTCTGGTTCTCTGATACCGTTGCAAATCGGAGGAAGCTAAGCGAACTGCCTTTTCACTTACTCAATGCTGGGAGAATTGAGGAGCTAAAGCAAGATGTGCTGG GGAATATGAACTGGATCACCTGTAAAATTGTTGCCACTGGAATTCAGGGCATTGCCAATGACTTTGCCATGTGCAATGAGCGTATTAACTGCCCAGAGCTACGCCTTATACAAGAAACTCTTCTCCTTTTGAAACCAGCACTTGACTATATAGATGGTGTTGTAG GAGTGAGTATTATATACACTGAGATGCTGGCCAGGCtgcattttttcatgttttcctaTCCTGATCTAATTGGAAGGCTGTGCCAGCAGTGTCTGAGCTGGCTCAATGTCTGTCCCCATCCTGTTCTTGTCCCACTGTGTGGATTCCTCCAGCCGCCTGGTGGGCCTCTTAAGATGACTATCACTGGATTTCTAAAAG GTGTGACAGTGCTGGAGCTCAGTTCTGATCACAGGGTGCTGGTGGCAGGATCCCAGGATGGCACAATGGTTGTGTGGATCATGGAGGATATTGAGGTGATGCACACCTTGACTGGGCACTCTG CTGAGGTGAGATGTGTGAAAGTGTTTGGAAAAGGGACTTCCGCTGTCTCAGCTGCCATGGATTACACTCTACGCATCTGGAATTTAGTCTCTGGCAGACAGAAGTTTTCCATTCAGGACAGTCACTCTGGAGAGCAGCATCTATATCAGCTTCATGTGGATGAAAGGAACAGGATTGTATATTCAGCATCAGGTGCAAAG GTTAATGCCTGGCACCTGGAAACAGGGGAACATATTTTCCAGATTTCTGGTGAGGCCCCAGATGCGTGGCTATGCACTGAAGTGTTTGAACCAAGGCAGGTGGTTATGACTATGTCTGAAGGAGGAACACTGAGTCTGTGGGACAGCAGCACGGGAGAGCTCCAGTCTAAGCGCCAGCTATCAGGGCTACAGGAAGAAGCACCAACTTGCAGCATTCTGATCCAGAAGCAAGGAAAGATGATAGTAGGATTTAGCAGGGGTTCCCTCTCCATG ATCTTCTCTGATGGAAACAGCTTAATGAAGAAACTTCCTGGAAGGGTTCGCTTTCTGGTAGTGTCAGAAGATGAGTCCCTTCTTGCTGCAG GCTTTGGGGTGTATGTGCGAGTGTTCCTGGCCAACTCAAAGGGATTCCACAGGTTCATGGCAGCAGACCTGGAACATGAGTGTGTGGTGCACTCAGCTGTTTTCTCTCCTGACAACAGCATCATTGTCACAGGCTCTCAGGGTGAATCTATCCAG GTGTGGAGTTTATCAGAGCAGGGTTTGCTGACAGACACTTTGGATGGCATGGAAACACCAGTGACTCTTTTAGCCCTTTGTGGCCACACATTGGTATCTGCATCCCATAGTGCACCATATCTCAAAGTTTGGGACCTCACTTATGATCGTAAGCACAAAAACTTAGCACCAGTCCCAGATCGCACAGGGTGCACTGCAATGTCCCATGATGGGAACTATGTCTACTTCCCTCAAGCCGGAGAGAGACATCAAGTCATCATCTGGGACTCCACTAAAG GTGCAGAGTGTGACACACTGGACACCTCTGCCCAAGTGAGATGTCTAGAGGTGGCTGAGCAGAGGAAGCTCCTTTTCACTGGGCTGGTGTCTGGAACGGTCCTTGTGTTTCCACTTAATTCCAGGCAGGATGTGGTGTGCATCCCACCCCCAAAGTCACAGAAACCAATCAACCACATGGCACTCAACAGGCAGGAAGAGCAGCTAGCCATAGCATATGACGACTTAGTTCTTGTGCTGGACGTTAGCCCTGGAAAGCCATGCCCTGTGATTGACAAACCCATTTATACCTTTTATACTCAGATCCCTGCTGCTGTGATTTCCAGTGTGGCTGTCCTTGCAAACTACCGAGTCCTCTATGGCATGTCAAGTGGGGACTTGTTCCTTTACGACTGCCCACATTCCAAAGTGTTTCCTTTGGAAATGCACAGATGCATAGTCACCTGTTTAGAAACCAGCCATGGAGAGCAGTGGGCACTAAGTGGCTCTGAAGATTCTCTGCAGTGTCTCTGGGACTTGGAGCTCTGCCAGTGGGAACATGAAATGTGCTACTATAAG CAGACTTCCTTCTTGAAAGGTATTCAGTGTGCTTGCTTCTCAAAAGATGATAAGTACGTGTACACTGGATCATTCGATCACTCCATTACAGTTTGGGATGTTTCAAGTG GTGCCCTGTTGGCTGTTCAATTTGTGTATGCAACTGCTAACAGAATCATGCCAACTGCAGATGGGTTCGTTGCAACAACAAGACTCGGCTACATAATTCGTGAGAGGTTCCGCTGCCCACAATCCATAAGCTCGCAGTACAATCCACTCCAGAACATCAAGGCAACATGTGTAGTAAAatccagaaagaaagagaaggcaAACCCAAGAGAACAACATGACAGAGGAAAAGTCTCCAGAAACCAGATTCGAACCAATAAACTATCTCAAAACTGTGTGACTGTGTAA